In Engraulis encrasicolus isolate BLACKSEA-1 chromosome 24, IST_EnEncr_1.0, whole genome shotgun sequence, a single genomic region encodes these proteins:
- the fam83b gene encoding protein FAM83B → MLEAPLSMLSSLKDDFAPDEDFVQPHYKEAYRLAIDALVSGGHDAYRDALKAEQIGDFLAEAERALIVRGTENGKPPSSSQALEGSPADSPTASASSSSSGTYWPTHSDVETPNLELGWPSVMHGGTQTHVELLFHPPRMDSPTIKESMRKHIQEAHEVIAVAMDVFTDVDLFREIVDASIRGVSVYVLLDHSHYRSFLTMAEGQDIQVCKLRNMRVRTVKGQNYMCRTGAKFHGSMEQRFLLVDCRTVFFGSYSFMWSYEKINLSMVQVITGHLVASYDEEFRTLYARSIVPPELAPLEAPPGDSSRGMTSKLESFERKHHLRHSLNAVYRQTCESRQGFGRESPHIMGHIKEIDDDDDRMYGQHPAMMHQRPYGYAAPGDTTNYMKRHSYAGERQEGSYVPPYMRHGVSNWNVSSGIRGGGGYDSPVRNPFPGGSGYNDPRHPPQPRPDQMHRTANMRQSYHGNVKQFVSSQHNMPSFEQMSKTFMRDWRVTSYLNNSDAPIAESQEYLDQPYDMAPEQQHKPHMPHLHSRLRSSVVLTSVIPEHETEVVNGYTGCSSNSQQGREPYRNRMAPPSAHSRPLSPQQIKLNQPAEPLNYRAMHTDFALRRRSLVDDPKPSAGNGSSPRDYLNSYASLGRARGRMMSTREQDIHQLDQDHFKRHSVADPKSNMVAGYRETSNHMYAVLREREERNGGGREETGGGNNRGFPHNHNLSPDQRSVSHCDFNGERESRKPSAAAEPSSWRDSPSRTSSSTLLAMREKERAKPKSVLSSPQFFKKSSRKIKSLLNISDKKDASSSSSSPKTKSRSRHRSTEGSTETLVDEEELGGGEGQQGRESRGTASSSGRSSGSPRWRSRSTKTPGSINRDIMNDDDDGRSSLPRFSTEGLDHSMAAECSSSVGRSSTGSQRSNTHSVRSGASRAPDMRPVLENGESRLNSRYEHRLPLRHSQQHHASSTTSSQASDRHRSSASSAKRDHVDRRANPPEHQNNSHHYHDNKLGRLFQRVGNLINKKT, encoded by the exons TGGAGGGCTCCCCGGCTGACAGCCCCACTgcctcggcctcctcctcctcgtcgggGACGTACTGGCCCACGCACTCGGACGTGGAGACCCCCAACCTGGAGCTGGGCTGGCCCAGCGTCATGCACGGAGGCACGCAGACGCACGTGGAGCTGCTGTTCCACCCGCCACGCATGGACAGCCCCACCATCAAGGAGTCCATGAGGAAACACATCCAGGAGGCACACGAG GTTATTGCGGTTGCCATGGACGTGTTCACTGATGTGGACTTATTCCGGGAGATTGTTGATGCCTCCATCAGGGGAGTGTCTGTGTACGTGCTGCTGGACCACTCTCACTACAGGAGCTTCCTGACCATGGCCGAGGGCCAAGACATCCAAGTCTGCAAGCTACGG AACATGCGGGTGCGCACGGTGAAGGGCCAGAACTACATGTGCCGCACGGGGGCCAAGTTTCACGGCAGCATGGAGCAGAGGTTCCTCCTGGTGGACTGCAGGACTGTGTTCTTTGGATCCTACAG CTTCATGTGGTCCTATGAGAAGATCAACCTCAGCATGGTGCAGGTCATCACAGGCCACCTGGTGGCCTCATACGACGAGGAGTTTCGAACTCTTTACGCCCGCTCCATCGTCCCCCCTGAGCTGGCTCCTCTCGAGGCCCCACCTGGGGACAGCAGCAGGGGGATGACTTCCAAACTGGAGTCCTTCGAGCGGAAGCATCACCTGCGCCACTCCCTCAATGCCGTCTACCGGCAGACCTGCGAGAGTCGGCAAGGCTTCGGCCGGGAGTCTCCTCACATCATGGGACACATCAAGGAGATCGACGATGATGATGACCGGATGTACGGTCAACATCCGGCCATGATGCACCAACGGCCGTACGGCTATGCTGCTCCGGGCGACACGACGAATTACATGAAGAGGCACAGCTACGCCGGGGAGAGGCAGGAGGGCTCGTACGTCCCTCCCTACATGAGGCACGGAGTCAGCAACTGGAACGTGTCGTCTGGGATCAGAGGGGGAGGCGGATACGACTCGCCTGTGAGGAACCCGTTTCCCGGCGGCAGTGGGTACAACGATCCGCGCCATCCACCACAGCCACGACCGGACCAGATGCACCGCACGGCAAACATGCGGCAGTCGTACCACGGCAACGTCAAACAGTTTGTCTCCTCGCAGCACAACATGCCCAGTTTCGAGCAGATGTCCAAGACTTTCATGCGCGACTGGAGGGTGACGTCCTACCTGAACAACAGCGACGCCCCCATAGCGGAGAGCCAGGAGTACCTGGACCAGCCGTACGACATGGCGCCCGAACAACAACACAAGCCCCACATGCCCCACCTGCACTCTCGCCTCAGGTCCTCCGTCGTCCTCACATCAGTCATTCCCGAGCATGAAACGGAGGTGGTGAACGGGTACACGGGTTGCTCTTCGAATTCTCAACAGGGCAGAGAACCGTACAGGAACCGTATGGCGCCCCCCAGTGCCCACTCGCGGCCCCTGTCACCCCAGCAAATAAAGCTGAATCAGCCCGCCGAGCCGCTGAACTACAGAGCGATGCACACTGACTTTGCCCTGAGAAGACGCAGTCTGGTCGATGACCCAAAGCCATCTGCTGGGAACGGTTCCTCCCCGAGAGACTATTTAAATTCCTACGCCAGTCTTGGCAGGGCGCGGGGTAGAATGATGAGCACCAGGGAACAGGACATCCACCAACTGGACCAGGACCATTTTAAAAGGCACAGCGTTGCCGATCCAAAGTCTAACATGGTCGCTGGGTACAGGGAAACTTCAAACCACATGTATGCCGTGTTGAGGGAACGCGAGGAAAGAAACGGCGGTGGTCGAGAAGAGACTGGTGGAGGAAACAACAGGGGGTTTCCTCACAACCACAACCTCAGTCCGGATCAAAGATCCGTCTCGCACTGTGACTtcaacggggagagagagagccgcaAACCCTCCGCTGCCGCTGAGCCTTCGTCGTGGCGGGACTCCCCTTCCAGGACGTCCTCCTCTACGCTCCTGGCGATGCGCGAGAAGGAGAGAGCCAAGCCCAAATCGGTACTCAGCTCGCCGCAGTTCTTCAAGAAGAGCTCCAGGAAAATCAAATCGCTCCTCAACATATCTGACAAGAAAGACGCCTCGTCTTCATCTTCGTCGCCAAAGACCAAGAGCAGGTCGCGCCACAGATCCACGGAGGGGAGTACAGAGACGCTCGTGGACGAGGAGGAGCTAGGTGGGGGTGAGGGACAGCAGGGTAGGGAGAGCCGGGGCACGGCTAGCTCCTCCGGACGGTCCTCTGGAAGCCCTCGATGGAGGTCTCGCAGCACAAAGACCCCCGGCAGCATCAACAGAGACATCATGAACGACGATGACGATGGACGCTCATCGTTACCTCGCTTCAGCACGGAGGGGCTTGATCATAGTATGGCTGCAGAGTGTAGTAGTAGCGTGGGAAGATCGTCTACAGGTAGTCAGCGGTCTAACACCCACAGCGTGAGGTCGGGTGCCTCGAGAGCCCCGGACATGAGGCCGGTGCTTGAGAACGGAGAGAGCCGACTGAACAGCCGCTATGAGCACAGGCTTCCACTCAGGCACTCTCAGCAACACCACGCTAGCAGCACGACTAGCAGCCAAGCTAGCGATCGGCACAGGAGCTCAGCCTCCTCGGCCAAAAGGGACCATGTTGACCGCCGCGCCAATCCCCCAGAACACCAAAACAACAGCCACCACTACCATGACAACAAACTCGGCCGACTGTTTCAACGTGTTGGCAATCTCATAAACAAGAAAACATGA